A stretch of the Actinomyces qiguomingii genome encodes the following:
- a CDS encoding ABC transporter ATP-binding protein — MNRRLPVADGAAVRRRAVELIGEHKGAVAAVTAIQLLAALASVGIPRVLGSMVDLVAGAAGAEGAAAVSAAGRLQVLIAVVIALAIGNAALAGCGEYLARVLGERVFAELRERLVASVMHLPLSVVESAGTGDLLGRTGRDLESIRNVVQRGVSQILVIVLTLLTIVGAAVFTSPRLSPALILPLVAVLPAARWYLRHAVPAYRAMNAMWAEVDGVVAETADQAATVDAHGLGARRNRILDRAMIEVWSTEQYTLWLRVVLITALGLGSFAPVIAVVAWGAWLAGHGAVTLGAITTVALYAVQLRTPVSEMTFWIDSLQTAGAAMSRIVGVELVAPDREATSGAVTGRPPRVRGVSYAYLPGRDVLHEVDLELIPGERLAVVGPSGSGKSTLGRMLAGIHPPTRGRVVVDDGDGGVDLTALTEEALHREVALVTQEHHVFACSLADNLRLARTDAADAELERALRVVGAAEWVRGLSDGLDTRVGAGGVQLTPGQAQQVALARIVLMDPATLVLDEATSLLDPSAARSAERSLDAVLAGRTVVAIAHRLDTAAAADRVAVMIDGRIVELGPHAELLAADGEYARLWRAWAAH, encoded by the coding sequence ATGAACCGGCGCCTACCCGTCGCCGACGGCGCTGCCGTGCGCCGCCGCGCCGTCGAACTGATCGGGGAGCACAAGGGCGCCGTAGCGGCGGTCACGGCGATCCAGCTGCTGGCCGCCCTGGCCTCGGTGGGCATCCCGCGGGTGCTGGGCTCCATGGTGGACCTGGTGGCGGGCGCCGCGGGCGCCGAGGGTGCTGCGGCCGTCTCTGCGGCCGGCCGGCTGCAGGTACTGATCGCCGTCGTCATCGCCCTGGCGATCGGCAACGCCGCCCTGGCCGGCTGCGGTGAGTACCTAGCGCGCGTGCTGGGGGAGCGGGTTTTCGCCGAGCTGCGCGAGCGGCTGGTCGCCTCGGTTATGCACCTGCCGCTGTCGGTGGTCGAATCTGCCGGCACCGGCGACCTGCTGGGCCGCACCGGCCGTGACCTGGAGTCCATCCGCAACGTCGTGCAGCGGGGCGTGAGCCAAATCCTCGTCATCGTGCTCACGCTGCTCACGATCGTGGGCGCCGCCGTGTTCACCTCGCCGCGGCTCAGCCCGGCGCTGATCCTCCCACTGGTGGCCGTCCTGCCCGCCGCGCGCTGGTACCTGCGCCACGCCGTGCCCGCCTACCGGGCCATGAACGCGATGTGGGCCGAGGTCGACGGCGTCGTCGCCGAGACCGCCGACCAGGCCGCCACCGTGGATGCCCACGGCCTGGGGGCGCGCCGCAATCGCATCCTGGACCGCGCCATGATAGAGGTCTGGTCCACCGAGCAGTACACGCTGTGGCTGCGCGTCGTCCTGATCACTGCCCTGGGACTGGGCTCCTTCGCGCCGGTGATCGCCGTCGTCGCCTGGGGCGCTTGGCTGGCGGGCCACGGGGCCGTCACCCTCGGTGCGATCACCACGGTGGCGCTGTACGCCGTCCAGTTGCGCACGCCCGTGTCCGAGATGACCTTCTGGATCGACTCCCTGCAGACGGCGGGCGCGGCCATGTCCCGCATCGTGGGCGTGGAGCTGGTCGCTCCCGACCGGGAGGCCACCAGCGGGGCGGTGACGGGCCGGCCTCCGCGTGTGCGCGGCGTCTCTTACGCCTACCTGCCCGGGCGCGACGTGCTGCACGAGGTCGACCTGGAGCTGATTCCCGGGGAGCGGCTGGCCGTCGTCGGGCCGTCCGGTTCGGGCAAGTCGACGCTGGGCCGCATGCTCGCCGGCATTCACCCGCCCACACGCGGGCGGGTGGTCGTCGACGACGGCGATGGCGGCGTCGACCTGACCGCGCTCACCGAGGAGGCCCTGCACCGCGAGGTCGCGTTGGTGACCCAGGAGCACCATGTTTTCGCCTGTAGCCTGGCCGACAATCTGCGCCTGGCGCGCACGGACGCCGCCGACGCCGAACTGGAACGCGCCCTACGAGTGGTGGGCGCCGCCGAGTGGGTGCGAGGACTGTCCGACGGACTGGACACGCGCGTAGGTGCCGGCGGGGTGCAGCTGACGCCCGGGCAGGCACAGCAGGTCGCCTTGGCGCGCATCGTGCTGATGGACCCGGCCACGCTGGTGCTGGACGAGGCCACCAGCCTGCTCGACCCCAGCGCCGCCCGCTCCGCCGAGCGCTCGCTGGACGCCGTCCTGGCCGGCCGCACCGTGGTGGCCATCGCCCACCGGCTGGACACGGCCGCTGCCGCCGACCGGGTGGCGGTCATGATCGACGGGCGGATCGTGGAACTGGGACCGCATGCCGAGCTGCTGGCCGCCGACGGCGAGTACGCCCGCCTGTGGCGCGCCTGGGCCGCCCACTGA
- a CDS encoding TetR/AcrR family transcriptional regulator, whose protein sequence is MRVDAVANREAIVEAARNLFADVGVDVPVRRIAAQAGVGMGTLYRHFPDRMSLVIGVADKVYEHLDASAGRCEQAWEHDSESAWEGFVRELAALRLGRLLMQVGADSELFAVGGPGPALRERALERIAQVLEKARAAGLVRQDVDPVRFQVGVVEVSRPLGEVVDEMAPGWQDWLVDVYLRGLRP, encoded by the coding sequence ATGCGTGTGGACGCCGTTGCCAACCGGGAGGCGATCGTCGAGGCCGCTAGGAACCTGTTTGCCGATGTCGGGGTGGACGTACCGGTAAGGAGAATCGCGGCTCAGGCGGGCGTGGGCATGGGCACGCTGTACCGGCACTTCCCGGATCGGATGAGCCTGGTGATCGGGGTTGCCGACAAGGTTTACGAACATCTGGATGCGTCCGCGGGGCGCTGCGAACAGGCCTGGGAGCATGACTCCGAATCCGCCTGGGAGGGCTTTGTGCGGGAGTTGGCGGCGCTGCGGTTAGGGCGGCTGCTGATGCAGGTCGGCGCCGACTCTGAACTGTTCGCGGTGGGCGGGCCGGGGCCCGCACTGCGCGAGCGCGCCCTTGAGCGGATCGCGCAGGTGCTTGAAAAGGCCCGCGCGGCGGGGCTGGTGCGTCAAGACGTGGACCCCGTCCGTTTTCAAGTCGGCGTGGTCGAGGTGTCTCGACCGCTGGGGGAGGTTGTTGATGAAATGGCCCCCGGCTGGCAGGACTGGTTGGTCGACGTCTACCTGCGGGGGCTGCGGCCATGA
- the pulA gene encoding pullulanase-type alpha-1,6-glucosidase: MAITTPVHHDAPVRHELPGVGEARAYWVDESTLAWPADMFPAMVDAHSLGVRATEETEPRMPVTFGLVTAPEGGARIVDGILDRGPGGTEIPLAIVGSLEDLLGEEAMAAVPALRGYLALSLEDEFGGRSVEREDITLLLAGQLAVVQRTAASTGGWITAFTGVQTWPLLDHLYADAAARDGSAPLGASIGPDGVPTFSLWAPTAVDVALLAWPTGDPTGCAPLIDADPIRVPADRVDAGSWDGRWKVGGPAATAAGIDAGSQYLWEVRVYVPATGRVETNLVTDPYSRALTVDSRRSVVVDLGQRALKPSSWRENLSPVVANDAARAIYELHVRDFSAADASVPEQLRGTYGAFAVVSDGTRHLRSLAAAGIDTLHLLPTFDFCSVPEDRAAQRAPHIPRDASPASRRPQAAITAVADQDAYNWGYDPWHWLVPEGSYAREGRQDGGARVYEFREMVGAIHGMGLQVVLDQVFNHTGASGQEAHSVLDRIVPGYYHRLDAAGNVEMSTCCNNIATEHRMAERLMIDACVSWVVDYRVDGFRFDLMGYHSLETMARLRDALAQVADDAVGHSIYLYGEGWNMGEVANNALFTQATQGQAGLLGIGTFNDRVRDAVHGRSDDTDPRVPQGLGNGELTEPNGFDDRSEETKRADLAWRTDLVRLALAGNLRDFELPGSHGQWARGEEIRYGDEPAAYGLVPTDSINYVDAHDDETLFDRLAYKLPLHTPMAERIRMNTLCLATVTLGQSPCFWAAGTELLRSKSLDTDSYNSGDHFNAIDWTGQDNGWGRGLPPASRNFDAWVVQAGILMREDLRPTAADIATARQQALDLLRLRRSSQLFSLGSAALIRERVSFPTGDFDAPGLVVMLIDDGAGDSDIDPDLDGLLVVINPAPGTVEQRVDALVDRYFELSDIQLEGADPVVKGTRFYANTGAITIPGRTVAVLYER; encoded by the coding sequence ATGGCCATCACCACCCCGGTGCATCACGACGCTCCGGTCCGCCATGAGCTGCCCGGTGTGGGGGAGGCTCGCGCCTACTGGGTTGATGAGTCCACGCTGGCCTGGCCAGCCGACATGTTTCCGGCGATGGTAGACGCTCACTCCCTGGGTGTGCGTGCGACGGAGGAGACCGAGCCCCGCATGCCCGTAACCTTCGGGCTGGTCACGGCGCCCGAAGGCGGTGCGCGCATTGTGGATGGCATTTTGGATCGTGGCCCCGGCGGCACGGAGATCCCCCTGGCCATTGTCGGCTCCTTGGAGGACCTGCTCGGCGAGGAGGCCATGGCCGCGGTCCCCGCCCTGCGCGGCTATCTCGCCCTGTCATTGGAGGACGAGTTCGGCGGACGCAGTGTTGAGCGCGAGGACATAACACTGCTGCTGGCCGGCCAGTTGGCGGTCGTGCAGCGCACCGCCGCCTCCACCGGCGGCTGGATCACCGCCTTCACCGGTGTTCAGACCTGGCCGCTGCTGGACCACCTGTACGCCGACGCCGCCGCCCGGGACGGCTCGGCCCCGCTGGGCGCCAGCATCGGCCCCGACGGCGTCCCCACCTTCTCTCTGTGGGCGCCCACCGCCGTCGACGTGGCCCTGCTCGCCTGGCCAACCGGCGACCCCACCGGCTGCGCGCCGCTGATCGACGCCGATCCGATCCGCGTGCCCGCCGACCGGGTCGACGCCGGATCCTGGGATGGCCGCTGGAAGGTGGGCGGGCCGGCCGCCACCGCCGCCGGCATCGACGCCGGCTCCCAGTACCTGTGGGAGGTACGCGTTTACGTCCCGGCCACCGGCCGTGTGGAGACGAATCTGGTAACCGACCCCTATTCGCGCGCGCTAACCGTGGACTCGCGCAGGAGCGTCGTCGTCGACCTGGGGCAGCGCGCGCTCAAGCCTTCGAGCTGGCGGGAGAACCTGAGCCCCGTCGTCGCCAATGACGCCGCCCGCGCCATCTACGAGCTACACGTGCGCGACTTCTCCGCCGCTGACGCCTCCGTGCCCGAGCAGCTGCGTGGCACCTACGGAGCCTTCGCCGTCGTCTCCGACGGCACCCGCCACCTGCGCAGTCTCGCGGCCGCCGGCATCGACACCCTGCACCTGCTGCCCACCTTCGACTTCTGCTCCGTGCCCGAGGACCGGGCCGCCCAGCGTGCCCCACACATTCCCCGCGATGCCTCCCCGGCCTCGCGTCGCCCGCAGGCCGCCATCACCGCCGTCGCCGATCAAGACGCCTACAACTGGGGCTACGACCCCTGGCACTGGCTGGTCCCGGAGGGTTCCTATGCGCGCGAGGGACGCCAGGACGGCGGGGCGCGCGTATATGAGTTCCGGGAGATGGTCGGCGCCATTCACGGCATGGGCCTGCAGGTGGTGCTCGATCAGGTCTTCAACCACACGGGCGCTTCCGGGCAGGAGGCACACAGCGTCCTAGACCGGATCGTGCCCGGCTACTACCACCGGCTGGACGCCGCGGGGAACGTGGAGATGTCCACCTGCTGTAACAACATCGCCACCGAGCACCGTATGGCCGAACGGCTCATGATCGACGCCTGCGTGTCCTGGGTGGTCGACTACCGCGTCGACGGCTTCCGCTTCGACCTGATGGGCTACCACTCGCTTGAGACCATGGCCCGGCTCCGGGATGCGTTGGCGCAGGTCGCGGACGACGCCGTCGGCCACTCTATCTACCTGTATGGGGAGGGCTGGAACATGGGGGAGGTGGCCAACAACGCCCTGTTCACCCAGGCCACCCAGGGGCAGGCAGGATTGCTGGGCATCGGCACCTTCAACGACCGTGTTCGCGACGCCGTCCACGGACGCAGCGACGACACCGACCCGCGCGTGCCGCAGGGTCTGGGCAACGGTGAGCTGACCGAACCAAACGGCTTTGACGACCGCTCCGAGGAGACCAAGCGCGCCGACCTGGCCTGGCGCACCGACCTGGTGCGTCTGGCACTGGCCGGGAACCTGCGTGACTTCGAGCTACCCGGTTCCCATGGGCAGTGGGCCAGGGGCGAGGAGATCCGCTACGGCGACGAGCCCGCCGCGTACGGGCTGGTCCCCACCGACTCCATCAACTACGTCGACGCCCACGACGATGAGACCCTGTTCGACCGGCTCGCCTACAAGCTGCCGCTCCATACCCCCATGGCCGAGCGCATCCGCATGAACACACTGTGCCTGGCCACGGTCACGCTCGGACAGTCCCCCTGCTTCTGGGCGGCGGGCACGGAACTGCTGCGCAGCAAGTCGCTGGACACCGACTCCTACAACTCCGGCGACCATTTCAACGCGATCGACTGGACCGGGCAGGACAACGGCTGGGGACGGGGCCTGCCGCCCGCATCCCGCAACTTCGATGCCTGGGTGGTGCAGGCGGGCATTCTCATGCGCGAGGACCTGCGCCCCACCGCGGCGGACATTGCCACGGCTCGGCAGCAGGCGCTCGACCTGCTGCGGCTGCGGCGCTCCAGTCAGTTGTTCTCCCTGGGATCGGCCGCGCTCATCCGCGAGCGGGTGTCCTTCCCCACCGGTGATTTCGACGCTCCGGGCCTGGTGGTTATGCTGATCGACGACGGCGCCGGGGACAGCGACATCGACCCTGACCTGGACGGCCTGCTCGTGGTCATCAACCCCGCGCCCGGCACCGTGGAGCAACGGGTGGATGCGCTGGTGGACCGTTACTTCGAGCTGAGCGACATCCAGCTGGAGGGAGCGGACCCGGTCGTCAAGGGCACTCGTTTCTATGCCAACACCGGCGCCATCACGATCCCCGGCCGCACCGTCGCCGTCCTGTACGAGCGCTGA